One genomic region from Xyrauchen texanus isolate HMW12.3.18 chromosome 4, RBS_HiC_50CHRs, whole genome shotgun sequence encodes:
- the LOC127638485 gene encoding serine/threonine-protein kinase TAO3-like isoform X1, producing the protein MMPSSTRKGGLIDPDLANLFFKDDPEEVFCDLHEIGHGSFGAVYFARNSYSNEVVAIKKMSYNGKQTTEKWQDIIKEVKFLENLRHPNTIEYKGCYLKDNTAWLVMEYCLGSASDLLEVHKKPLQEVEIAAITHGALLGLAYLHSHNMIHRDVKAGNILLTEPGQVKLADFGSASIASPANSFVGTPYWMAPEVILAMDEGQYEGKVDVWSLGITCIELAERKPPLFNMNAMSALYHIAQNDSPSLQSNDWSDAFRSFVDYCLLKIPQDRPSSAELLRHEFVRRERPVRVLIDLIQRTKDAVRELDNLQYRKMKKILYQEKHNGPMGESQEEEEQDGDQAGCKVNSLGSNHSIPSTSVSTGSQSSSVNSLQEVPDDSCSELHHDYDSTLESSMHHKKDHQYIRDDLPHRDHRSELRPSSSDRAQAHNYKNRERFATIKSASLVTRQIHEHEQENELREQMSGYKRMRRQHQKQLIALENKLKAEIDEHRLKLQKELETHANNAFIELEKLAKKHAIQTDKEMKTMSADEKKFQQQIMAQQKKELTTFLDNQKKQYKLCKEKIKEEMSEDHSTPKKEKQERLSKHKENIQHSQAEEEAQLLGQQRAFYDRNCRAFKRKILIKRHEFEQEQLREELNKKKTQKEMEHAMLIRQDESTQELEHRQLKTLQKLRMDLIRLQHQTELENQIEYNNRRERELHRKHVLELRQQPKNLKAMELQIKKQFQDTCKVQTKQYKALRHHQLEVTPKSEHKMVLKALKDEQTRKLAILAEQYEQSINEMMASQALRLDEAQEAECQALRQQLQQEMELLNAYQSKIKIQTEVQHEREQQKLEQKVSLRRAHLEQKIEEELASLQKERTDRIKHLLDRQEREIDAFDMESLRMGFNNLGVLDYPKDDYR; encoded by the exons ATGATGCCGTCGTCCACGCGGAAGGGAGGACTAATAGACCCGGATTTAGCAAACCTCTTTTTTAAAGATGACCCGGAAGAAGTCTTCTGTGACCTACATGAGATCGGCCATGGGAGTTTCGGCGCAGTGTACTTT GCCCGAAACTCCTACTCCAACGAGGTGGTGGCCATTAAGAAGATGTCCTACAATGGCAAACAGACCACTGAG AAGTGGCAGGACATCATTAAAGAGGTGAAGTTTTTAGAAAACCTACGACATCCAAACACCATTGAATACAAAGGCTGCTACTTGAAGGACAACACAGCATGG CTTGTGATGGAGTATTGTCTGGGCTCTGCTTCAGACTTGTTAGAGG TTCACAAGAAACCACTCCAAGAGGTTGAAATTGCTGCCATTACCCACGGTGCCTTGTTAGGACTGGCTTACCTACATTCCCATAACATGATCCACAG AGATGTGAAGGCTGGTAATATTCTGCTGACAGAGCCCGGTCAGGTCAAACTGGCTGATTTTGGCTCCGCTTCCATCGCCTCTCCTGCCAACTCCTTTGTGGGAACCCCATACTG GATGGCGCCAGAAGTGATTTTAGCCATGGATGAGGGTCAATACGAGGGGAAGGTGGACGTCTGGTCCCTGGGGATCACCTGCATCGAGCTGG CTGAACGTAAGCCTCCTCTCTTCAACATGAACGCTATGAGTGCCTTATACCACATTGCCCAAAACGATTCTCCATCCTTACAGTCCAATGATTG GTCGGATGCATTCCGGAGTTTCGTTGACTACTGCCTACTAAAAATTCCTCAGGATAGACCCTCCTCTGCAGAGCTACTGCGG CATGAGTTTGTAAGGAGAGAGCGTCCTGTACGCGTCCTTATCGATCTGATCCAGAGGACGAAGGATGCGGTCAGAGAGCTGGACAACCTTCAGTACCGCAAAATGAAAAAGATCCTTTACCAAGAGAAACACAATGGTCCAATGGGGGAGTCTCAGGAAGAGGAGGAG CAGGATGGAGATCAGGCTGGCTGTAAGGTAAACAGTTTAGGCAGTAATCACTCCATCCCCAGCACCTCGGTGAGCACCGGCAGTCAGAGCAGCAGTGTCAACAGCCTGCAGGAGGTGCCAGATGACTCCTGCTCCGAGCTGCACCATGACTATGATAGCACCCTCGAgtcttccatgcaccacaaaaag GACCATCAGTATATTCGCGACGACCTTCCTCATCGGGACCACCGTTCAGAGCTGCGACCGTCCTCTTCAGACAGAGCTCAGGCTCACAACTATAAAAACCGTGAGCGCTTCGCCACCATCAAATCAGCCTCACTG GTAACACGACAGATCCATGAACATGAGCAGGAAAATGAGCTCCGGGAGCAGATGTCGGGATACAAACGCATGCGACGGCAGCACCAGAAGCAGCTAATCGCTCTGGAGAACAAGCTGAAGGCAGAGATAGACGAGCACCGGCTGAAGCTCCAGAAAGAACTGGAAACCCATGCCAACAATGCCTTCATTGAGCTGGAGAAACTGGCCAAGAAACATGCCATCCAAACGGACAAAGAA ATGAAAACCATGTCAGCTGATGAGAAGAAGTTCCAGCAGCAAATCATGGCCCAACAGAAGAAAGAGCTCACCACCTTCCTCGATAACCAGAAGAAACAGTACAAGCTCTGCAAGGAGAAAATCAAAGAG GAAATGAGTGAAGACCACAGCACACCTAAGAAAGAGAAGCAGGAGAGGCTGTCCAAGCACAAGGAAAACATCCAGCACTCTCAGGCTGAAGAAGAGGCTCAGCTCCTGGGGCAGCAGAGGGCTTTCTATGACAGGAACTGCAGAGCCTTCAAACGCAAGATCTTGATCAAGCGGCATGAGTTTGAGCAGGAACAGTTACGAGAG GAGTTGAATAAGAAGAAGACCCAGAAGGAAATGGAGCACGCTATGTTGATCCGGCAAGATGAATCGACCCAAGAACTGGAGCATAGACAGCTGAAAACATTACAGAAACTACGCATGGATCTGATCCGACTGCAGCACCAAACGGAGCTGGAGAACCAGATTGAATACAATAACCGTAGAGAGCGAGAACTGCACAGGAAACATGTGCTTGAGCTACGGCAGCAGCCCAAGAACCTCAAG GCTATGGAGCTTCAGATAAAGAAACAGTTCCAGGATACGTGTAAAGTCCAAACGAAACAGTACAAGGCCCTTAGGCACCATCAGCTAGAGGTGACCCCCAAAAGCGAGCACAAGATGGTGCTGAAAGCCCTGAAGGACGAGCAGACACGTAAACTGGCGATCCTGGCTGAGCAGTACGAACAGAGCATCAATGAGATGATGGCCTCACAAGCA ctGCGTCTGgatgaggctcaggaggcggagtgcCAGGCACTGAGGCAGCAGCTGCAGCAGGAGATGGAGTTACTCAATGCCTACCAGAGCAAGATCAAGATTCAGACCGAGGTCCAgcacgagcgcgagcaacagAAACTGGAGCAGAAAGTCTCACTACGCCGAGCACACCTTGAACAAAAG
- the LOC127638485 gene encoding serine/threonine-protein kinase TAO3-like isoform X2 encodes MMPSSTRKGGLIDPDLANLFFKDDPEEVFCDLHEIGHGSFGAVYFARNSYSNEVVAIKKMSYNGKQTTEKWQDIIKEVKFLENLRHPNTIEYKGCYLKDNTAWLVMEYCLGSASDLLEVHKKPLQEVEIAAITHGALLGLAYLHSHNMIHRDVKAGNILLTEPGQVKLADFGSASIASPANSFVGTPYWMAPEVILAMDEGQYEGKVDVWSLGITCIELAERKPPLFNMNAMSALYHIAQNDSPSLQSNDWSDAFRSFVDYCLLKIPQDRPSSAELLRHEFVRRERPVRVLIDLIQRTKDAVRELDNLQYRKMKKILYQEKHNGPMGESQEEEEDGDQAGCKVNSLGSNHSIPSTSVSTGSQSSSVNSLQEVPDDSCSELHHDYDSTLESSMHHKKDHQYIRDDLPHRDHRSELRPSSSDRAQAHNYKNRERFATIKSASLVTRQIHEHEQENELREQMSGYKRMRRQHQKQLIALENKLKAEIDEHRLKLQKELETHANNAFIELEKLAKKHAIQTDKEMKTMSADEKKFQQQIMAQQKKELTTFLDNQKKQYKLCKEKIKEEMSEDHSTPKKEKQERLSKHKENIQHSQAEEEAQLLGQQRAFYDRNCRAFKRKILIKRHEFEQEQLREELNKKKTQKEMEHAMLIRQDESTQELEHRQLKTLQKLRMDLIRLQHQTELENQIEYNNRRERELHRKHVLELRQQPKNLKAMELQIKKQFQDTCKVQTKQYKALRHHQLEVTPKSEHKMVLKALKDEQTRKLAILAEQYEQSINEMMASQALRLDEAQEAECQALRQQLQQEMELLNAYQSKIKIQTEVQHEREQQKLEQKVSLRRAHLEQKIEEELASLQKERTDRIKHLLDRQEREIDAFDMESLRMGFNNLGVLDYPKDDYR; translated from the exons ATGATGCCGTCGTCCACGCGGAAGGGAGGACTAATAGACCCGGATTTAGCAAACCTCTTTTTTAAAGATGACCCGGAAGAAGTCTTCTGTGACCTACATGAGATCGGCCATGGGAGTTTCGGCGCAGTGTACTTT GCCCGAAACTCCTACTCCAACGAGGTGGTGGCCATTAAGAAGATGTCCTACAATGGCAAACAGACCACTGAG AAGTGGCAGGACATCATTAAAGAGGTGAAGTTTTTAGAAAACCTACGACATCCAAACACCATTGAATACAAAGGCTGCTACTTGAAGGACAACACAGCATGG CTTGTGATGGAGTATTGTCTGGGCTCTGCTTCAGACTTGTTAGAGG TTCACAAGAAACCACTCCAAGAGGTTGAAATTGCTGCCATTACCCACGGTGCCTTGTTAGGACTGGCTTACCTACATTCCCATAACATGATCCACAG AGATGTGAAGGCTGGTAATATTCTGCTGACAGAGCCCGGTCAGGTCAAACTGGCTGATTTTGGCTCCGCTTCCATCGCCTCTCCTGCCAACTCCTTTGTGGGAACCCCATACTG GATGGCGCCAGAAGTGATTTTAGCCATGGATGAGGGTCAATACGAGGGGAAGGTGGACGTCTGGTCCCTGGGGATCACCTGCATCGAGCTGG CTGAACGTAAGCCTCCTCTCTTCAACATGAACGCTATGAGTGCCTTATACCACATTGCCCAAAACGATTCTCCATCCTTACAGTCCAATGATTG GTCGGATGCATTCCGGAGTTTCGTTGACTACTGCCTACTAAAAATTCCTCAGGATAGACCCTCCTCTGCAGAGCTACTGCGG CATGAGTTTGTAAGGAGAGAGCGTCCTGTACGCGTCCTTATCGATCTGATCCAGAGGACGAAGGATGCGGTCAGAGAGCTGGACAACCTTCAGTACCGCAAAATGAAAAAGATCCTTTACCAAGAGAAACACAATGGTCCAATGGGGGAGTCTCAGGAAGAGGAGGAG GATGGAGATCAGGCTGGCTGTAAGGTAAACAGTTTAGGCAGTAATCACTCCATCCCCAGCACCTCGGTGAGCACCGGCAGTCAGAGCAGCAGTGTCAACAGCCTGCAGGAGGTGCCAGATGACTCCTGCTCCGAGCTGCACCATGACTATGATAGCACCCTCGAgtcttccatgcaccacaaaaag GACCATCAGTATATTCGCGACGACCTTCCTCATCGGGACCACCGTTCAGAGCTGCGACCGTCCTCTTCAGACAGAGCTCAGGCTCACAACTATAAAAACCGTGAGCGCTTCGCCACCATCAAATCAGCCTCACTG GTAACACGACAGATCCATGAACATGAGCAGGAAAATGAGCTCCGGGAGCAGATGTCGGGATACAAACGCATGCGACGGCAGCACCAGAAGCAGCTAATCGCTCTGGAGAACAAGCTGAAGGCAGAGATAGACGAGCACCGGCTGAAGCTCCAGAAAGAACTGGAAACCCATGCCAACAATGCCTTCATTGAGCTGGAGAAACTGGCCAAGAAACATGCCATCCAAACGGACAAAGAA ATGAAAACCATGTCAGCTGATGAGAAGAAGTTCCAGCAGCAAATCATGGCCCAACAGAAGAAAGAGCTCACCACCTTCCTCGATAACCAGAAGAAACAGTACAAGCTCTGCAAGGAGAAAATCAAAGAG GAAATGAGTGAAGACCACAGCACACCTAAGAAAGAGAAGCAGGAGAGGCTGTCCAAGCACAAGGAAAACATCCAGCACTCTCAGGCTGAAGAAGAGGCTCAGCTCCTGGGGCAGCAGAGGGCTTTCTATGACAGGAACTGCAGAGCCTTCAAACGCAAGATCTTGATCAAGCGGCATGAGTTTGAGCAGGAACAGTTACGAGAG GAGTTGAATAAGAAGAAGACCCAGAAGGAAATGGAGCACGCTATGTTGATCCGGCAAGATGAATCGACCCAAGAACTGGAGCATAGACAGCTGAAAACATTACAGAAACTACGCATGGATCTGATCCGACTGCAGCACCAAACGGAGCTGGAGAACCAGATTGAATACAATAACCGTAGAGAGCGAGAACTGCACAGGAAACATGTGCTTGAGCTACGGCAGCAGCCCAAGAACCTCAAG GCTATGGAGCTTCAGATAAAGAAACAGTTCCAGGATACGTGTAAAGTCCAAACGAAACAGTACAAGGCCCTTAGGCACCATCAGCTAGAGGTGACCCCCAAAAGCGAGCACAAGATGGTGCTGAAAGCCCTGAAGGACGAGCAGACACGTAAACTGGCGATCCTGGCTGAGCAGTACGAACAGAGCATCAATGAGATGATGGCCTCACAAGCA ctGCGTCTGgatgaggctcaggaggcggagtgcCAGGCACTGAGGCAGCAGCTGCAGCAGGAGATGGAGTTACTCAATGCCTACCAGAGCAAGATCAAGATTCAGACCGAGGTCCAgcacgagcgcgagcaacagAAACTGGAGCAGAAAGTCTCACTACGCCGAGCACACCTTGAACAAAAG